The Homo sapiens chromosome 16, GRCh38.p14 Primary Assembly genome includes the window ttataaaaaagacagTTGTCCACTGACATTTGTGTGTTTTGTGCTGTGCTTCAGCTGAAtaatagaaaaggagaaaaacaaagggCCTGCTAGTTGATTTTGAAGGGAAGACAGGACACcttttctgttcttctttctctcataAGTCGCAAGTGATGAGGTTCATGTGAGTTTCTTATTGatacatacttttctttttcttgtcctcAGTGCTTTTAGGAAGAAGATCCTTTTATTGCTTTTGTACAAGACCAGACAGGATCTCATTTGTTAAACGTGGTACCAATTGGGTGTCTTAACACAGGAGCAGAACTTCCTAGAGCAGAATGATGATGGTAGATCTGAAAGTGGCTGCGTACTTGGACCCTCAGATCAGGGCTTTGTGGGAGACCAAGGGGCCTGCAAGAGAGAGCTCCGGTCAGAGTAAAAAATCTCCTCAAATGGACTGTCTCGATCCTAAGAGCTCTTGCTGGCACTTCCGGAATTTCACCTATGATGAAGCAGGTGGACCCCGTGAGGCTGTCAGCAAACTTCAAGAATTATGTCATCTATGGCTGAAGCCAGAGATCCACTCAAAAGAGCAGATACTGGAACTGCTGGTGCTGGAGCAGTTCCTGACTATTCTGCCCAGGGAGACACAGACCCAGATGCAGAAGCACCATCCACAGAGCATTGAGGAGGCTGTGGCTCTGGTAGAACACTTGCAGAGGGAATCTGGTCAAACATGGAATGGGGTGAGAAGAAAGATTCCTGACATGTACAGTGAAATAGGATGCAGGTGGATATAGTAGAGATGGTGGCAGTTAGTTGAGAAATTAGATGGATTAGGTAGGtcattgtttggttttttttttaaggacagttAAGGTGGGACTTGAAACTACAGGCCCACAGAAAAGTTCACAGGTTTCAGAGATTGTGGTAGATACTTCCCTGGCCTTAGAGAAAGAGAGTTGCTTTTGCCCTCTTTGGAGCCAGGGTGAATTGAGGGTGTTGGGCCTAGTCTGGCTTGGCCAAGGAGACAGGACTTAAGTACTTAGAAACAGAATAAAAGGTAATAAAGAGTCAgggaggctggatgcagtggctcacacctgtaatctcagcactttaggaggctgaggcg containing:
- the ZNF75A gene encoding zinc finger protein 75A isoform X7, with protein sequence MMMVDLKVAAYLDPQIRALWETKGPARESSGQSKKSPQMDCLDPKSSCWHFRNFTYDEAGGPREAVSKLQELCHLWLKPEIHSKEQILELLVLEQFLTILPRETQTQMQKHHPQSIEEAVALVEHLQRESGQTWNGVAVHELGKEAVLLGETAEASSFGLKPTESQPVGVSQDEEFWNTYEGLQEQLSRNTHKETEPVYERAVPTQQILAFPEQTNTKDWTVTPEHVLPESQDRRFNKAGLLPPTRRQPM
- the ZNF75A gene encoding zinc finger protein 75A isoform 4 (isoform 4 is encoded by transcript variant 6); translated protein: MMMVDLKVAAYLDPQIRALWETKGPARESSGQSKKSPQMDCLDPKSSCWHFRNFTYDEAGGPREAVSKLQELCHLWLKPEIHSKEQILELLVLEQFLTILPRETQTQMQKHHPQSIEEAVALVEHLQRESGQTWNGVAVHELGKEAVLLGETAEASSFGLKPTESQPVGVSQDEEFWNTYEGLQEQLSRNTHKETEPVYERAVPTQQILAFPEQTNTKDWTVTPEHVLPESQG